In Neodiprion pinetum isolate iyNeoPine1 chromosome 6, iyNeoPine1.2, whole genome shotgun sequence, one genomic interval encodes:
- the LOC124222581 gene encoding achaete-scute homolog 1, with product MTLVGLKEEKLNELPVMLTVQQHHAGMLGSGVGSQVHRSNVIVSTSSGGITGSMESKSMQHGCKRAKLYAQATPYSAVPHQPASVARRNARERNRVKQVNNGFATLRQHIPQSVAQALGGNTAGTGGASRAGSKKLSKVETLRMAVEYIRSLQRLLEENDGSSDSEIHHHLRQSAESSFNPPPSSEASSSPTPSFVSEASSGGGSQGYGTATGTLYAQHSDSYDNYEPMSPEDEELLDVITWWQQSQ from the exons ATGACCTTAGTGGGACTTAAGGAAGAGAAACTTAACGAGTTGCCAGTTATGTTGACCGTCCAGCAGCATCACGCCGGCATGTTGGGCTCGGGTGTTGGGTCCCAGGTTCATCGGAGCAACGTGATCGTGTCGACGAGCAGCGGCGGGATCACCGGGAGCATGGAGTCGAAGAGCATGCAGCACGGGTGCAAGCGGGCGAAGCTCTACGCCCAGGCGACACCCTACAGCGCCGTTCCGCACCAACCGGCCTCCGTAGCGCGGCGAAACGCCCGCGAGCGGAATCGCGTGAAACAGGTTAACAACGGGTTCGCGACCCTGCGCCAGCATATCCCGCAGAGCGTGGCTCAGGCTCTCGGCGGAAACACGGCCGGGACCGGAGGCGCGTCTCGGGCCGGAAGCAAGAAGCTCTCGAAGGTCGAAACGCTGCGGATGGCCGTAGAGTACATCCGCAGTCTTCAGCGCCTGCTCGAGGAGAACGACGGCTCCTCGGA TTCCGAGATCCATCACCACCTCAGACAGAGTGCGGAATCCTCGTTCAACCCGCCACCCTCGTCAGAGGCTTCCAGTTCTCCGACGCCCAGCTTCGTTTCCGAGGCGTCTTCGGGGGGTGGAAGTCAGGGCTACGGAACCGCCACCGGCACCCTCTACGCCCAGCACTCCGACAGCTACGACAACTACGAACCGATGAGTCCCGAGGACGAGGAACTCCTCGACGTCATCACGTGGTGGCAGCAGAGTCAATGA